A single window of Achromobacter xylosoxidans DNA harbors:
- the rpsH gene encoding 30S ribosomal protein S8: protein MSMSDPIADMLTRIRNAQQVDKVTVSMPSSKLKAAIAAVLKDEGYIDSFEIKGTQAKPELEITLKYYAGRPVIERIERVSRPGLRIYKGRTSIPQVMNGLGVAIVSTSRGVMTDRKARANGVGGEVLCYVA from the coding sequence ATGAGCATGAGCGATCCCATCGCCGATATGCTGACCCGCATTCGCAATGCGCAGCAAGTGGACAAAGTTACGGTGAGCATGCCCTCCTCGAAGCTGAAGGCGGCCATTGCCGCCGTGCTGAAGGACGAAGGCTACATCGACAGCTTTGAAATCAAGGGCACCCAGGCCAAGCCTGAGCTCGAGATCACCCTGAAGTACTACGCTGGTCGTCCGGTCATCGAGCGCATCGAACGCGTTTCGCGCCCCGGTCTGCGTATCTACAAGGGCCGTACCAGCATTCCTCAGGTCATGAACGGCCTGGGCGTGGCTATCGTGTCGACCTCGCGCGGCGTCATGACCGACCGTAAGGCTCGCGCCAACGGCGTCGGCGGCGAAGTGCTGTGCTACGTGGCCTAA
- the rplX gene encoding 50S ribosomal protein L24, whose protein sequence is MNNIRKGDEVIVLTGRDKKRRGTVLARVDADHVLVEGVNVVKKHVKANPMANNPGGIVEKTMPIHISNVALFNPATGRGDRVGVQEVEGRKVRVFRSNGAVVGAKA, encoded by the coding sequence ATGAACAACATTCGTAAAGGCGACGAAGTCATCGTCCTGACCGGCCGCGACAAGAAGCGTCGCGGTACCGTGCTGGCGCGCGTCGATGCCGACCACGTCCTGGTCGAAGGCGTCAACGTCGTCAAGAAGCACGTGAAAGCCAACCCGATGGCCAACAACCCGGGTGGCATCGTCGAAAAGACCATGCCGATCCACATCTCGAATGTGGCGCTCTTCAACCCCGCCACCGGTCGTGGCGACCGCGTCGGCGTGCAAGAAGTCGAAGGCCGCAAGGTTCGCGTGTTCCGTTCCAATGGTGCCGTTGTCGGCGCCAAGGCGTAA
- the rplE gene encoding 50S ribosomal protein L5, producing the protein MSRLQDFYKSKVAGDLQAKFGYKSAMEVPRITKITLNMGVSEAVADKKVIEHAVSDLTKIAGQKPVVTKTKKAIAGFKIRENYPIGCMVTLRGQRMYEFLDRLVAVALPRVRDFRGISGRAFDGRGNYNIGVKEQIIFPEIEYDKIDALRGLNISITTTAKTDEEAKALLTAFSFPFRN; encoded by the coding sequence ATGTCTCGTTTGCAAGATTTCTACAAGAGCAAGGTCGCTGGCGACCTGCAGGCCAAGTTCGGCTACAAGAGCGCCATGGAAGTGCCGCGCATCACCAAGATCACCCTGAACATGGGTGTCTCGGAAGCCGTCGCCGACAAGAAGGTCATCGAGCACGCTGTCTCGGACCTGACCAAGATCGCTGGCCAAAAGCCTGTCGTGACCAAGACCAAGAAGGCTATCGCCGGTTTCAAGATCCGCGAAAACTACCCGATCGGTTGCATGGTCACGCTGCGTGGTCAACGCATGTACGAATTCCTGGATCGCCTGGTGGCGGTTGCGCTGCCTCGCGTGCGCGACTTCCGCGGCATCTCGGGTCGTGCTTTCGACGGCCGTGGCAACTACAACATCGGGGTGAAAGAGCAGATCATTTTCCCCGAAATCGAGTACGACAAGATCGACGCGCTGCGTGGGCTGAACATCAGCATCACCACCACCGCGAAGACCGACGAAGAAGCCAAGGCGCTGTTGACGGCCTTCAGCTTCCCGTTCCGTAACTAA
- the rplF gene encoding 50S ribosomal protein L6: protein MSRIAKYPVDLPKGVEADIKQDQITVKGPLGSLTQALTGDVTVQLDNGKLTFVAANETRHANAMSGTVRALVANMVNGVSKGFERKLNLVGVGYRASVQGDAVKLQLGFSHDVLHKLPAGIKAECPTQTEIVIKGSNKQVVGQVAAEIRAYREPEPYKGKGVRYSDERVVIKETKKK from the coding sequence ATGTCACGTATCGCTAAGTATCCGGTCGACCTGCCCAAGGGTGTCGAAGCCGACATCAAGCAGGATCAGATCACCGTCAAGGGCCCGCTGGGTTCCCTGACCCAGGCCCTGACTGGCGACGTCACGGTTCAGTTGGACAACGGCAAGCTGACGTTTGTCGCCGCCAACGAAACCCGTCACGCCAACGCCATGTCGGGTACCGTGCGCGCGCTGGTGGCCAACATGGTCAACGGCGTGAGCAAGGGTTTCGAGCGCAAGCTGAACCTGGTTGGCGTGGGTTACCGCGCCTCGGTTCAAGGCGACGCCGTTAAGCTGCAGCTCGGTTTCTCGCACGACGTTTTGCACAAGTTGCCGGCCGGCATCAAGGCCGAATGCCCCACCCAGACGGAAATCGTCATCAAGGGCTCCAACAAGCAAGTCGTCGGCCAGGTGGCCGCTGAAATCCGCGCGTACCGCGAACCCGAACCCTACAAGGGCAAGGGCGTGCGTTACTCGGACGAACGCGTCGTCATCAAAGAAACCAAGAAGAAATAA
- the rplR gene encoding 50S ribosomal protein L18 — MDKKVSRLRRAVPTRRKINELRVHRLSVFRSNQHIYANIISPEGDRVLVSASTVEAEVRAQLAGQTGQGGNKAAASLVGKRVAEKAKAAGIELVAFDRSGFRYHGRVKALADAAREAGLKF; from the coding sequence ATGGACAAAAAAGTTTCCCGTTTGCGTCGTGCGGTTCCGACCCGCCGGAAGATCAACGAGCTGCGCGTTCATCGCCTCTCGGTTTTCCGCTCGAACCAGCACATCTACGCCAATATCATTTCGCCGGAAGGCGATCGCGTTCTGGTCAGCGCCTCGACGGTGGAAGCCGAAGTGCGCGCCCAGCTGGCTGGCCAGACCGGCCAAGGTGGCAACAAGGCCGCCGCTTCGCTGGTTGGCAAGCGCGTGGCCGAAAAGGCCAAGGCTGCCGGTATCGAACTGGTCGCTTTCGATCGCTCGGGCTTTCGTTACCATGGCCGCGTGAAAGCGCTGGCCGACGCCGCGCGTGAAGCCGGCCTGAAGTTCTAA
- the rplN gene encoding 50S ribosomal protein L14 → MIQMQTTLDVADNTGARHVMCIKVLGGSKRRYAGIGDIIKVSVKDAAPRGRVKKGEIYNAVVVRTAKGVRRKDGSLIRFGGNAAVLLNAKLEPIGTRIFGPVTRELRTEKFMKIVSLAPEVL, encoded by the coding sequence AGACCACGCTGGACGTGGCCGATAACACTGGTGCGCGTCATGTTATGTGCATTAAGGTGCTCGGTGGCTCCAAGCGCCGTTATGCCGGTATCGGCGACATCATCAAGGTGAGCGTCAAAGATGCGGCTCCGCGCGGACGCGTCAAGAAAGGCGAAATTTACAATGCCGTGGTGGTTCGTACCGCCAAGGGCGTGCGCCGTAAGGACGGTTCGCTGATTCGTTTCGGTGGCAATGCCGCCGTGTTGCTCAATGCCAAGCTGGAGCCCATCGGCACCCGCATCTTCGGACCCGTTACGCGTGAACTGCGTACCGAGAAGTTCATGAAGATCGTGTCGCTGGCCCCGGAAGTGCTGTAA
- the rpsN gene encoding 30S ribosomal protein S14: MAKLSLINRDIKRAKLADKFAAKRAELKSIIDDQSKTDEERYQARLKLQQLPRNANPTRQRNRCVVTGRPRGVFRKFGLTRHKLREMAMKGEIPGITKASW; this comes from the coding sequence GTGGCTAAACTTTCCCTCATCAATCGCGACATCAAGCGCGCCAAGCTGGCTGACAAGTTCGCCGCCAAGCGCGCTGAGTTGAAGTCGATCATCGACGACCAGTCGAAGACCGACGAAGAACGTTACCAAGCTCGGCTCAAGCTGCAACAGCTGCCGCGCAATGCCAACCCGACGCGTCAACGTAACCGTTGCGTGGTCACCGGTCGTCCGCGCGGTGTGTTCCGCAAGTTCGGCCTGACGCGCCACAAACTGCGTGAAATGGCGATGAAGGGTGAAATCCCCGGCATCACCAAGGCCAGCTGGTAG